One segment of Tiliqua scincoides isolate rTilSci1 unplaced genomic scaffold, rTilSci1.hap2 HAP2_SCAFFOLD_84, whole genome shotgun sequence DNA contains the following:
- the LOC136636081 gene encoding claw keratin-like, with the protein MVDCGPSCTVPSVASAPVVGFGSGGSGGLGYGYGGLGYGPGGLGSGLGGLGSVYGGISYGYGAGETSGNLGTLAGVLPSCVNQIPPAEVVIQPPPSIVTIPGDILSASCEPVAVGGNTPCAVGGSGIVGSGFGGAGLYGGLGYGALGSGGLGWGSGLRRGGLYGRRSILGRRGSVCL; encoded by the coding sequence ATGGTTGACTGTGGTCCATCCTGCACCGTCCCATCCGTTGCCTCCGCCCCAGTCGTGGGCTTTGGATCGGGAGGTTCTGGAGGTCTCGGCTATGGCTACGGGGGTCTCGGATACGGCCCCGGGGGTCTCGGATCCGGCCTCGGGGGTCTCGGATCTGTCTACGGGGGTATCAGTTACGGATACGGTGCTGGCGAAACCTCCGGCAACCTCGGCACCCTGGCTGGAGTCCTCCCTTCCTGCGTGAACCAGATCCCACCGGCAGAGGTGGtcatccagccccctccctccataGTGACCATCCCAGGGGACATCCTGTCCGCTAGCTGCGAGCCCGTGGCCGTCGGGGGCAACACTCCCTGCGCCGTGGGTGGCTCTGGGATTGTAGGATCAGGTTTCGGTGGAGCAGGCCTTTACGGGGGCTTGGGCTATGGGGCTTTGGGCTCTGGAGGCCTGGGCTGGGGCTCCGGCCTGAGGAGGGGTGGATTGTACGGAAGGAGGTCTATCCTGGGTCGCCGTGGTAGCGTGTGCCTCTAA